Proteins from a single region of Paramormyrops kingsleyae isolate MSU_618 chromosome 9, PKINGS_0.4, whole genome shotgun sequence:
- the kcnv1 gene encoding potassium voltage-gated channel subfamily V member 1 yields MANCASTPVEFFGDHNSLLSLESSVFFSEVPPQAGDDPLDVFVINVGGSRYILSQELLSLFPETRLGKLARSTRDSALDLCDDADFLENEFFFDRNSQTFQYIMNYYKTGRLHVMEELCAMSFLQEIEYWGIDELSIDSCCREKYYRRKEMKETLDVSRDAEVMESKEEDFSGVVCEGLRQRLWNIMEKPDSSAAAKTFGMLSIFFVVVSIGNMALVSLEVGIVAPPLLDTLEYICIVWFTGELALRFACVRDKCRFSRSVINIIDLLAILPFYVTLAVENLHGGSTELENVGRVVQVLRLMRSFRMLKLGRHSTGLKSLGMTIAQCYEEVGLLMLFLSVGISIFATVEYAVEHDAPGTTFTNVPCAWWWATTSMTTVGYGDIRPDTTLGKVIAFLCILSGILILALPIAIINDRFSACYFTLKMKEAALRHSEALKRLARSSASESAPGLNLRDAYARSVVEMLRLQGRERASTRSSGGGGEEAW; encoded by the exons ATGGCCAATTGCGCCTCAACGCCCGTTGAGTTCTTTGGCGACCACAACTCCTTGCTGTCCCTGGAGTCCAGTGTCTTCTTCAGCGAGGTGCCTCCACAAGCAGGCGACGACCCTCTGGATGTCTTCGTCATCAACGTGGGCGGCAGCCGCTACATCCTGTCCCAGGAGCTGCTCTCCTTGTTCCCGGAGACCCGGCTCGGCAAGCTGGCCCGGTCCACACGTGACTCCGCCCTGGACCTGTGTGATGACGCCGACTTCCTGGAGAACGAGTTCTTCTTCGACAGGAACTCGCAGACTTTCCAGTACATCATGAACTATTACAAGACGGGCCGGCTGCACGTGATGGAGGAGTTGTGCGCTATGTCCTTCCTGCAGGAGATCGAGTACTGGGGCATAGATGAGCTCAGCATTGATTCTTGCTGCCGGGAAAAGTACTATCGCAGGAAGGAGATGAAGGAGACGCTGGACGTCAGCCGGGACGCTGAGGTGATGGAGAGCAAGGAGGAGGACTTCTCTGGGGTGGTGTGTGAAGGCCTCAGACAGAGGCTGTGGAACATCATGGAGAAGCCAGATTCCTCAGCGGCAGCCAAGACGTTTGGGATGCTGTCCATCTTCTTCGTGGTGGTGTCCATCGGCAACATGGCGCTGGTCTCCCTGGAGGTCGGCATCGTGGCGCCCCCTCTGTTGGACACGCTGGAGTACATCTGCATCGTGTGGTTCACTGGGGAGCTGGCGCTGCGCTTTGCCTGCGTGAGGGACAAATGCCGATTTAGTCGGAGCGTCATCAACATCATCGACCTGCTGGCCATCCTGCCCTTCTACGTGACGCTGGCGGTGGAGAACCTGCACGGCGGCTCCACCGAGCTGGAGAACGTGGGCCGCGTGGTGCAGGTCCTGCGACTGATGAGGTCATTCCGGATGCTCAAACTGGGCCGACATTCCACAG GCCTGAAGTCCTTGGGTATGACCATCGCCCAGTGCTACGAGGAGGTCGGGCTGCTCATGCTCTTCCTGTCTGTGGGGATCTCCATCTTCGCCACGGTGGAGTACGCAGTGGAGCACGACGCTCCCGGCACCACCTTCACCAACGTGCCCTGCGCCTGGTGGTGGGCCACCACCTCCATGACCACGGTGGGGTACGGGGACATCCGGCCGGACACCACGCTGGGCAAGGTCATCGCGTTCCTCTGCATCCTGTCCGGCATCCTGATCCTGGCGCTGCCCATCGCCATCATCAATGACCGCTTCTCGGCCTGCTACTTCACGCTGAAGATGAAGGAGGCGGCGCTGCGGCACAGCGAGGCGCTGAAGAGGCTTGCGCGGAGCTCCGCCTCCGAGAGCGCGCCGGGACTCAACCTGCGCGACGCTTATGCCCGCAGCGTGGTGGAGATGCTGCGGCTGCAGGGCCGCGAGAGGGCCAGCACGCGCAGCTCCGGTGGCGGGGGCGAGGAGGCGTGGTGA
- the gbp gene encoding glycogen synthase kinase binding protein: protein MPYRKEKYIFLEQSVTVDSKEVDALVTKIGEALQLHNNAGANPKAASCFHGLNGTGTGTGTGSVTQSNSNNNNNSAALHRRTGCCVRLRNRGLRSRASPYTLPGSSDQEWDRLRTWNRKGIDVPGEEDDPHRLLQELILSGNLIKEAVRRLQFSASESVELSKSADNVHC, encoded by the coding sequence ATGCCGTATCGGAAGGAGAAATACATTTTCCTGGAGCAGTCGGTAACGGTGGATTCGAAGGAGGTAGACGCGCTGGTTACGAAGATCGGCGAGGCTCTGCAGCTGCATAACAATGCTGGTGCGAACCCGAAGGCGGCGTCATGTTTCCACGGTCTGAACGGCACCGGTACCGGTACCGGCACCGGAAGCGTTACGCAgtccaacagcaacaacaacaacaacagcgcAGCGTTGCACAGGCGGACCGGCTGCTGTGTCCGGCTCCGGAACCGGGGACTACGGAGCCGGGCCAGTCCATACACTTTACCCGGGTCTAGTGATCAGGAGTGGGACCGCTTAAGGACCTGGAACCGTAAGGGGATCGATGTCCCCGGTGAGGAGGATGATCCCCATCGACTGCTTCAGGAGCTGATTTTGTCTGGGAACCTGATAAAAGAGGCCGTCCGGCGGCTGCAGTTCTCTGCGTCGGAGAGTGTGGAGCTTTCAAAGTCCGCCGACAATGTCCACTGCTGA